In Lycium ferocissimum isolate CSIRO_LF1 chromosome 11, AGI_CSIRO_Lferr_CH_V1, whole genome shotgun sequence, a single genomic region encodes these proteins:
- the LOC132037197 gene encoding transcription factor HEC3 → MERKLLFGETFLPLMESDEAFTSSMYENLSYQSLLSLSLNNNNNYNNEVKPLVSPFQPSLTNNIIPYASPSSQIQQTLDFPDTQKLKFPKLEPVTDDTTTNTNNNNLQLYDPYNNNEILPYLNEPLHYFSNTTLPDLRCFEHPNYFDFHYGATSSPVPKNTSSASTRLRKKLSEKTRCLEKLLPWDTKMDTATMLEEAYKYVKFLQAQVSVLQSMPTLAEEGSASPSSSEDRNGKTISVLNRQQLLQVVLNSPVAQTYLYSKGCCVYSVEQIVQYRKIAQRNNALYRQALFYSGMLSSTN, encoded by the coding sequence ATGGAAAGAAAATTGCTTTTTGGAGAAACGTTTCTTCCATTAATGGAGTCTGATGAAGCTTTCACCAGCAGCATGTACGAAAATCTCAGCTATCAATCTCTGCTAAGTTTAAgcctcaacaacaacaacaactataataACGAAGTAAAACCCTTAGTTTCACCTTTTCAACCATCTCTAACCAACAATATAATACCCTATGCTTCTCCTTCTTCTCAAATCCAACAAACTCTTGATTTTCCTGATACTCAAAAGCTGAAATTCCCAAAACTTGAACCAGTAACTGATGATACTACtactaatactaataataataatctccAGTTATAtgatccatacaacaacaatgaGATTTTGCCTTATTTGAATGAGCCGTTACATTACTTCTCCAACACTACTCTTCCAGATCTCCGTTGCTTCGAACATCCAAACTATTTCGATTTCCATTACGGTGCCACGTCATCACCGGTGCCAAAAAACACATCATCTGCAAGTACTCGATTAAGAAAGAAGCTAAGCGAGAAAACACGTTGTTTAGAGAAGCTATTACCATGGGATACAAAAATGGATACAGCGACAATGTTAGAAGAAGCGTATAAATACGTGAAATTTCTACAGGCGCAAGTTAGCGTTTTACAAAGCATGCCTACGTTAGCAGAAGAAGGAAGTGCTTCGCCGTCTAGCTCTGAGGACAGAAATGGAAAAACAATTAGTGTGCTGAATAGGCAACAGCTTTTACAGGTAGTACTGAATTCACCTGTTGCTCAAACGTATTTGTATTCAAAAGGCTGTTGTGTTTACTCTGTTGAACAGATTGTTCAGTACAGGAAAATTGCTCAGAGAAATAATGCTTTGTATCGTCAAGCTTTGTTTTATTCTGGTATGCTCTCTTCAACCAATTAA
- the LOC132037196 gene encoding histone-lysine N-methyltransferase ATXR3: protein MGDGGVACVPVQQQQHIMERFSSVCATNKMNNNTTPKTVKKKKMNGGSKTKAKKGKIVKLTSISKSSSGGGGKEKIECNGDVGVKDEVEEGELGTLPVVNGEVVVEKPLSRKYEIKSEIEKGEMMTTADVSKRGEFVKGRWPRKGEWEKGDYRKGELDKNDPGYEPGEFVPDRWRKGEGSMRDDFNYNRTRRHDFGKDKGWKGDLEWTPPSAKDKGWRNDNREWSPPLVKDKGWRNNRDFSPPLAKDKGWRNDREWTPPSAKDKGWRNDREFSPPLAKDKGWRNDREFSPPLVKDKGWRNDREWTPPSAKDKGWKNDREWTPPSAKDKGWRNDYEWTPPSSGKHSGEKDVGRSGGGIQHAKRLPRYEPSIPERNQRISSKIVGEDGSSKSELRNGNNPAREYFSGNRLKRHGTDSDKSDRKYRGEYDDFSSSKSRKLSDDGSRAVYTAEHGLQRSTEKLHKNAPPNRNIPSDRYFSRHYEPAKVSYDRLNSSPRHSERSPRDRARHLDNWDRSPARREKSPYDRGRHFDHSRSPYDRSRHYDHRSRSPSYSEWSPQDQGRHHHRRDRTPNFVERSPRDRGRTAYHRDTGRKSGPSDKRESHFEGKRHEGKSSSQKDVSGKDQIAKDSEVRSCPENSNIVKSGNHPVNNEGLPQCPAVNALEPPEENGAVEEMASMEEDMDICNTPPHVSTVAEGTFGKWYYLDHFGVEQGPSSLCKLKSLVEGGYIVADHFVKHADSERWVTVENAVSPMATVNFPSVVSDVVTKMVSPPEAPGNVLEDNCDPAQLNDQVGENTPLSKIVPCHADSSEIVPSDKHHIDERVGALLEGFSVIPGRELEIIGEVLQTTLEHVEWEKWGSAEGEHCGQSSDECLLSSEAQKESTEARTSGKENDFCCSDPAELFSGLWSCKGGDWKRSDEATQDRLWKKKLVLNDGYPLCLMSKSGIEDPRWLQKDELYYPSHSRRLDLPSWAFISPDEWNDCNIVGRPNQSKPPVLRGTKGMMLPVIRINACVVKEHGSFVSEPRTKVRGKDRHPQRSSRPYVATGDSKRSSEEGVCHSKSRQDLESHGSRKSGMPLSIPKDRLCSAEELQLHLGEWYYLDGAGHERGPFSFIELQVLVDQGVIPENSSAFRKVDRMWVPVASSSRTSDLSKMSQTPNETLGASVSELESCQQSTPSGVPCTFHGKHPQFIGYTQGKLHELIMKSYKSRELAAAINEVLDPWINARQPKKESNPDFRASKKARCHGSEEEYEMEEDISVFQNDECQFDDLCGDETFNRETITKPGIENGNWGLLDDRVLARIFHFLKADVKSLVYAALTCKHWRSIVKIYKGISRQVDLLSVASSCSDSMMQKIMNGYNKEKITSLVLRDCIGITPRMLEDVLLSFSCLSCVDIRGCSQLEDVAVKFPNINWIRSRSSNSKVKSLKIISDRTSSSYRSYNSQENQMDDSIGLRDYLESSDKREFANPLFRRSLYKRAKVFDARKSSSMLSRDAQLRHLAMRKSRNCFKRMKEFLASSLREIMKENTFEFFVPKVGEIEEKIRSGYYASRGLNSAKEDISRMCRDALKSKNRGDAKDMNRIIASFIRLATRLEEDPKSFCTKDEMMKTWKDESPPGFSSSTTKYKKNPARMSEKKYLNRSNGSSYVNGGSDYGEFASDREIKRRLSKLRLKSLDSGSETSDDLSGDTSSDSESTASETESDLDLRSDCGTAESKDYFTPDDGFDSLADDREWGARMTKASLVPPVTRKYEVIDHYVIVADEKEVKRKMLVSLPEDYAEKLSAQKNGIEESDMEIPEVKDYKPRKTLGEEVIEQEVYGIDPYTHNLLLDSMPDEPDWSLLDKHLFIEEVLLSTLNKQVRRFTGSHTPMIYSLKPVFEEILENADKDQDKRTVRLCQFILKAIDTRAEDNYVAYRKGLGVVCNKEGGFSQEDFVVEFLGEVYPAWKWFEKQDGIRSLQRNNNDPAPEFYNIYLERPKGDADGYDLVVVDAMHKANYASRICHSCRPNCEAKVTAVDGQYQIGIYSVRPIAYGEEITFDYNSVTESKEEYEASVCLCGSQVCRGSYLNLTGEGAFLKVLHEYHGLLDRQQLMLEACELNSVSEEDYIDLGKAGLGSCLLAGLPHWLIAYSARLVRFINFERTKLPDEILKHNLEEKKKYFSDICLEVEKNESEIQAEGVYNQRLQNLALTLDKVRYVMRCVFGDPEKAPPPIERLSPEDAVSFIWRGEGSLVEELLQCMAPHLEDSMVSDLKSKIRAHDPSRSDDLETGLRKSLIWLRDEVRDLPCTYKSRHDAAADLIHLYAYTKCFFRIREYKTVTSPPVYISPLDLGPKYADKLGPGIHEYRKTYGENYCLGQLIYWYNQANADPENCLFRASRGCLSLPEAGSFYAKVQKPSRQRVYGPRTVKFMLSRMEKQPQRAWPKDRIWSFKSSPKVFGSPMLDGILSKAPLEKELVHWLKHRPAIFQAKWDR from the exons ATGGGCGATGGAGGCGTTGCATGTGTGCctgtacaacaacaacagcatatTATGGAGCGTTTCTCTTCTGTTTGTGCAACCAACAAAATGAATAACAACACTACTCCAAAAActgttaagaaaaaaaagatgaatggTGGTAGTAAGACCAAGgctaagaagggtaaaatagttaAATTGACTAGTATTTCTAAGAGtagtagtggtggtggtggtaaaGAGAAAATTGAGTGTAATGGTGATGTTGGTGTTAAAGATGAAGTTGAGGAAGGTGAATTGGGTACTTTACCCGTTGTCAATGGAGAAGTTGTTGTTGAGAAGCCGTTATCTCGAAAATACGAGATAAAGAGTGAAATTGAGAAGGGTGAGATGATGACTACAGCTGATGTTAGTAAAAGGGGTGAGTTTGTTAAAGGAAGGTGGCCACGCAAGGGGGAATGGGAAAAGGGTGACTATAGAAAAGGGGAGCTTGATAAGAATGATCCCGGTTATGAACCAGGCGAATTTGTACCTGATAGGTGGAGGAAAGGTGAGGGGTCGATGAGGGATGATTTTAACTATAACAGAACGCGCAGGCATGATTTTGGTAAAGACAAGGGTTGGAAAGGGGATCTTGAATGGACGCCACCTTCGGCTAAGGATAAAGGATGGAGAAATGATAATCGTGAATGGTCGCCACCTTTGGTTAAGGACAAAGGGTGGAGAAATAATCGTGATTTTTCGCCACCTTTGGCCAAGGATAAAGGATGGAGAAATGATCGTGAATGGACACCACCTTCGGCCAAGGACAAAGGATGGAGAAATGATCGTGAATTTTCGCCACCTTTGGCCAAGGATAAAGGATGGAGAAATGATCGTGAATTTTCGCCACCTTTGGTTAAGGACAAAGGATGGAGAAATGATCGCGAATGGACGCCACCTTCGGCCAAGGATAAAGGATGGAAAAATGATCGCGAATGGACACCACCTTCGGCCAAGGATAAAGGATGGAGAAATGATTATGAATGGACACCACCTTCTTCAGGTAAGCATTCTGGGGAGAAAGATGTTGGTAGAAGTGGTGGTGGAATTCAGCATGCGAAAAGGTTACCTAGATATGAACCTAGCATTCCAGAAAGGAATCAAAGGATTAGTTCCAAGATTGTCGGAGAAGACGGTTCTTCCAAGAGTGAACTGAGAAACGGCAATAATCCTGCAAGAGAATACTTCTCAGGTAATAGGTTGAAACGGCATGGTACTGATTCAGATAAAAGTGACCGTAAGTACCGGGGCGAGTATGATGACTTCTCAAGTTCAAAAAGCAGGAAACTTTCTGATGATGGAAGTCGAGCTGTATACACAGCAGAGCATGGTTTGCAGCGCTCTACTGAGAAGTTGCACAAAAATGCACCTCCTAATCGGAACATTCCATCTGACAGGTATTTTTCCAGGCATTACGAGCCAGCTAAGGTTTCTTATGACAGACTTAATAGCAGTCCTCGTCATTCGGAGAGGTCCCCACGTGACCGGGCCCGCCATCTTGATAACTGGGATCGGAGCCCAGCCCGCCGAGAAAAGTCTCCCTATGATCGAGGCCGTCACTTTGATCACAGTAGATCTCCTTATGACAGGAGCCGTCATTATGATCATAGAAGCCGGAGCCCTAGTTATTCAGAGTGGTCCCCACAAGATCAGGGCCGCCACCATCATAGGAGAGACAGGACGCCAAACTTTGTGGAGCGGTCCCCACGTGATCGGGGTAGGACTGCTTATCACCGAGACACAGGTCGGAAAAGTGGACCAAGTGACAAAAGGGAAAGTCATTTTGAAGGCAAAAGGCATGAAGGAAAGTCCAGCAGCCAAAAGGATGTCAGTGGGAAAGATCAAATTGCTAAGGATTCTGAGGTTAGAAGCTGTCCTGAAAATAGTAACATTGTTAAAAGTGGCAACCATCCAGTAAACAATGAAGGTTTGCCTCAATGTCCTGCAGTGAATGCCTTGGAGCCTCCAGAGGAAAATGGAGCTGTTGAGGAGATGGCTTCTATGGAAGAAGACATGGATATATGCAATACCCCACCACATGTTTCGACTGTAGCAGAAGGAACCTTTGGGAAGTGGTATTACCTTGATCATTTTGGTGTGGAACAAGGACCTTCCAGTTTATGCAAGCTGAAGTCACTGGTGGAAGGGGGATATATTGTGGCCGACCACTTTGTCAAACACGCGGATAGTGAAAGGTGGGTTACTGTTGAGAATGCAGTTTCTCCGATGGCAACTGTAAATTTTCCATCAGTTGTTTCAGACGTTGTTACAAAGATGGTGAGCCCTCCCGAGGCTCCTGGTAATGTCTTGGAGGATAATTGCGATCCAGCTCAACTTAATGACCAGGTAGGTGAGAATACCCCTTTATCGAAGATTGTACCATGTCATGCGGATAGTTCGGAGATTGTACCTTCAGACAAACATCATATTGATGAGAGAGTAGGGGCACTATTAGAGGGGTTTTCTGTAATTCCTGGCAGGGAACTTGAGATTATTGGTG AAGTGCTGCAAACGACGTTGGAGCATGTGGAGTGGGAGAAATGGGGAAGTGCTGAAG GTGAACACTGTGGTCAAAGTTCTGATGAGTGCTTGCTTAGTTCAGAGGCGCAGAAAGAATCCACAGAAGCAAGGACCAgtggcaaggaaaatgatttctGCTGTAGTGACCCAGCTGAGTTGTTTTCTGGTCTGTGGTCATGCAAGGGTGGGGATTGGAAAAGAAGCGATGAAGCTACACAAGATAGGCTGTGGAAAAAGAAGCTTGTTCTTAATGATGGTTATCCTCTGTGCCTCATGTCAAAATCTGGGATTGAAGACCCGAGATGGCTGCAGAAAGATGAATTGTATTACCCGTCACACAGCAGAAGGCTTGATCTTCCATCATGGGCTTTTATCTCTCCTGATGAGTGGAATGATTGTAACATTGTCGGAAGACCCAATCAATCTAAACCTCCAGTATTAAGGGGTACTAAAGGGATGATGCTTCCAGTGATCAGGATAAATGCATGTGTAGTTAAGGAGCATGGGTCATTTGTATCTGAGCCTCGCACTAAAGTTAGAGGGAAGGATAGGCATCCTCAGAGGTCATCACGACCATATGTGGCGACTGGTGATTCTAAGAGGTCGTCAGAAGAAGGCGTCTGTCACTCGAAAAGTAGGCAGGACCTAGAATCACATGGTTCCCGTAAGAGTGGCATGCCCTTAAGTATTCCAAAGGATCGTCTTTGCTCAGCGGAAGAGTTACAATTACACTTGGGTGAGTGGTACTACCTTGATGGTGCTGGGCATGAAAGAGGGCCTTTCTCGTTTATTGAGTTGCAGGTATTGGTTGATCAAGGGGTCATACCAGAAAATAGCAGTGCTTTCAGAAAGGTGGATAGGATGTGGGTCCCAGTTGCTTCAAGCTCAAGGACATCTGATCTGTCAAAGATGTCCCAAACACCTAATGAGACTCTTGGAGCTTCTGTGTCAGAGTTGGAGAGTTGTCAACAAAGTACACCTAGTGGTGTTCCCTGCACATTTCATGGCAAGCACCCTCAGTTTATTGGGTATACCCAAGGAAAGCTTCATGAGTTGATCATGAAGTCATACAAGAGTAGGGAACTTGCTGCTGCCATTAATGAGGTCCTGGATCCCTGGATAAATGCAAGACAACCAAAGAAAGAGAGCAATCCAG ATTTTCGTGCCAGCAAAAAGGCGAGATGTCATGGAAGTGAAGAAGAGTATGAAATGGAAGAGGACATATCAGTATTTCAAAATGATGAATGCCAATTTGATGATCTATGTGGTGATGAAACTTTCAATAGAGAAACCATTACCAAACCTGGAATCGAAAATGGAAATTGGGGTCTACTGGATGATCGTGTGCTTGCACGGATCTTTCATTTCCTTAAAGCTGATGTTAAATCTCTTGTTTATGCTGCTTTGACTTGTAAGCATTGGAGATCCATAGTAAAGATTTATAAGGGTATCTCCCGTCAGGTTGACTTGTTATCTGTTGCTTCCAGTTGCAGTGATTCCATGATGCAGAAGATAATG AATGGTTACAACAAAGAAAAGATAACTTCTTTGGTTTTACGTGATTGTATCGGCATAACTCCAAGAATGCTTGAGGATGTTCTGCTTTCATTCTCTTGTTTGTCCTGTGTAGACATTAGAGGTTGCAGCCAACTTGAAGATGTTGCTGTTAAGTTTCCAAATATTAATTGGATTAGGAGCAGGAGTTCGAATTCGAAAGTTAAGAGTCTCAAGATCATTTCTGATAGAACCTCATCATCTTATAGAAGTTACAATAGTCAGGAGAATCAGATGGATGATTCAATTGGACTGAGGGACTATTTGGAAAGTTCAGACAAGAGAGAGTTCGCTAACCCGTTATTCCGCCGAAGCTTGTATAAACGTGCGAAGGTTTTCGATGCTAGAAAGTCCTCATCTATGCTATCTAGGGATGCCCAATTGAGGCATTTGGCAATGAGGAAATCCAGAAATTGTTTCAAGAGAATGAAGGAATTTCTTGCGTCAAGTCTAAGGGAGATAATGAAGGAAAATACCTTCGAATTTTTTGTTCCAAAG GTTGGAGAGATTGAGGAGAAAATAAGAAGCGGATATTATGCTAGTCGTGGCTTGAACTCTGCCAAAGAAGATATTAGTCGAATGTGCCGGGATGCACTAAA ATCAAAAAACCGTGGTGATGCCAAAGACATGAATCGCATTATTGCATCATTTATCCGTCTTGCTACTAGGTTGGAAGAAGATCCCAAGTCATTCTGTACAAAAGATGAGATGATGAAGACTTGGAAAGATGAGTCACCTCCAGGTTTCTCTTCTAGTACAACGAAGTACAAAAAGAATCCTGCTAGAATGTCTGAAAAGAAATACTTAAACAGAAGCAATGGATCTTCCTATGTTAATGGTGGATCTGACTATGGAGAGTTTGCAAGTGATAGAGAAATTAAAAGACGCTTATCCAAGTTGAGGTTAAAATCCTTAGATTCAGGAAGTGAAACATCTGATGATCTTTCTGGTGATACTTCGAGTGACAGCGAGAGTACTGCTTCAGAGACAGAAAGTGACTTGGATTTAAGATCGGATTGTGGAACTGCAGAGTCAAAAGATTATTTCACTCCAGATGATGGGTTTGATTCTTTGGCTGATGATCGTGAATGGGGTGCTCGCATGACGAAGGCTAGCCTGGTTCCGCCGGTAACAAGGAAATATGAAGTCATCGATCATTATGTAATTGTAGCTGATGAGAAAGAAGTGAAAAGAAAGATGCTGGTTTCTTTGCCGGAGGATTATGCTGAGAAGCTTAGTGCACAGAAGAATGGGATTGAGGAGTCTGATATGGAAATTCCTGAAGTGAAGGATTATAAACCAAGGAAAACGCTTGGAGAAGAGGTGATAGAGCAGGAAGTCTATGGTATTGATCCATACACTCATAATCTTCTGCTCGATTCCATGCCAGATGAACCGGATTGGTCTCTGCTGGACAAGCATTTGTTTATTGAAGAAGTGCTCCTTAGTACTCTCAACAAGCAAGTTAGGCGCTTCACGGGCAGTCACACGCCAATGATATATTCTCTGAAGCCTGTTTTCGAAGAGATTCTGGAAAATGCAGACAAAGATCAGGACAAGAGAACTGTACGGTTATGCCAATTCATCTTGAAGGCCATTGATACTCGTGCGGAGGACAATTATGTTGCTTATAGAAAG GGCCTTGGGGTTGTGTGCAACAAAGAAGGTGGCTTCAGCCAGGAGGATTTTGTCGTCGAATTCTTGGGGGAG GTTTATCCTGCTTGGAAGTGGTTTGAGAAGCAAGACGGAATTCGCTCCTTGCAAAGGAATAACAATGATCCTGCACCGGAGTTCTACAATATTTATCTTGAGAGGCCAAAG GGTGATGCTGATGGATATGATCTAGTTGTTGTTGATGCAATGCATAAAGCTAACTATGCTAGTCGAATTTGTCATTCGTGCAGACCTAATTGTGAAGCAAA AGTAACAGCAGTCGATGGTCAGTATCAGATTGGAATTTATAGTGTACGACCAATTGCTTATGGTGAAGAGATCACTTTTGATTACAATTCCGTTACAGAG AGTAAAGAAGAGTATGAAGCTTCTGTCTGTTTATGCGGCAGCCAGGTTTGCCGTGGAAGTTACCTGAATCTTACAGGTGAAGGGGCTTTCCTGAAG GTGCTCCACGAGTACCATGGGTTACTTGACCGACAGCAGCTGATGCTAGAGGCATGCGAACTGAATTCAGTTTCCGAAGAAGATTATATTGATCTTGGTAAAGCTGGACTTGGAAGTTGTTTGCTTGCTGGTCTGCCACATTGGTTGATTGCTTATTCAGCTCGTTTG gTGAGATTTATCAATTTTGAGAGGACAAAGCTTCCTGATGAAATACTTAAGCataatttggaagagaagaagaaatactTTTCAGATATTTGTCTGGAAGTTGAGAAAAATGAATCTGAGATTCAG GCTGAGGGCGTCTACAACCAAAGGCTTCAGAACTTGGCTCTGACTCTTGACAAG GTGCGTTATGTAATGAGATGTGTTTTCGGCGACCCGGAAAAGGCTCCCCCTCCTATTGAGAGGCTAAGTCCTGAAGATGCTGTCTCTTTTATCTGGAGAGGAGAGGGGTCTCTTGTCGAGGAGCTTCTTCAATGCATGGCTCCTCATTTGGAAGATAGTATGGTAAGCGATCTCAAGTCCAAGATTCGAGCTCATGATCCATCCAGGTCAGATGATCTTGAGACGGGCCTTCGAAAATCTTTAATATG GTTGAGAGATGAGGTCCGAGATCTTCCATGTACATACAAATCTCGACATGACGCTGCTGCTGACTTGATTCATTTATATGCTTACACAAAGTGCTTTTTTAGGATACGA GAATACAAGACTGTAACTTCACCTCCTGTATATATTAGTCCTTTAGACCTGGGACCCAAATATGCTGATAAGCTGGGGCCTGGTATTCACGAGTATCGCAAGACATATGGCGAGAATTATTGCTTAGGACAGCTGATTTATTGGTATAACCAAGCGAATGCAGATCCAGAGAACTGTCTTTTCAGGGCGAGCAGGGGTTGCTTGTCTTTACCTGAAGCTGGCTCGTTTTATGCCAAAGTCCAGAAGCCGTCCCGCCAACGTGTTTACGGCCCAAGGACTGTGAAGTTCATGCTGTCTAGAATG GAGAAGCAGCCCCAGAGAGCATGGCCAAAAGATAGGATATGGTCATTTAAGAGTAGTCCCAAAGTATTTGGCAGTCCTATGCTGGATGGTATTCTAAGCAAAGCTCCATTAGAAAAGGAGTTGGTACATTGGCTGAAGCATAGACCTGCAATCTTTCAGGCCAAGTGGGATAGATAG